In Patulibacter sp. SYSU D01012, a single window of DNA contains:
- a CDS encoding FxsA family protein, translating to MPLLVLALLIVGAVVEVWVALRVSDLIGAAPTVLLLLASALLGGRVLTRGTVRAWRRLQEGARRGERPGAALLDAALVLVAGVLLLLPGLVSGAAGLLLLLPPVRAVLRPAIGGLLLRRVAMPLVLRGRGPAWPGAGRGGAPHGPAGPADIDGTATERRHEQGPRRLDGPSDPFGPDA from the coding sequence ATGCCGCTGCTCGTCCTGGCCCTGCTGATCGTCGGCGCGGTGGTCGAGGTGTGGGTCGCGCTCCGGGTGTCCGACCTGATCGGGGCGGCGCCCACCGTCCTGCTCCTCCTCGCGAGCGCGCTGCTCGGCGGGCGGGTGCTCACCCGGGGCACCGTCCGGGCGTGGCGGCGCCTGCAGGAGGGCGCGCGGCGGGGGGAGCGGCCCGGCGCGGCGCTGCTCGACGCCGCCCTCGTCCTCGTCGCCGGGGTGCTCCTGCTGCTGCCGGGGCTGGTGAGCGGCGCGGCGGGGCTGCTCCTGCTGCTGCCGCCGGTGCGCGCCGTGCTGCGGCCCGCGATCGGCGGCCTGCTGCTGCGGCGGGTGGCCATGCCGCTCGTCCTGCGCGGACGGGGCCCGGCCTGGCCGGGGGCGGGCCGCGGCGGCGCGCCGCACGGCCCGGCCGGCCCCGCCGACATCGACGGCACGGCGACGGAGCGGCGGCACGAGCAGGGACCGCGTCGGCTGGACGGGCCGTCCGATCCGTTCGGCCCGGACGCCTGA
- a CDS encoding metal-sulfur cluster assembly factor, whose protein sequence is MATVEDVEAALSNVIDPELGLDFVELGLIYGIEIEGGHVQVTYSLTTPGCPIGPQVESQIEEFVSELEGVESVGSEVTFIPPWTPEKMSEDAKFALGF, encoded by the coding sequence ATGGCCACCGTCGAAGATGTCGAAGCCGCGCTCTCGAACGTCATCGACCCGGAGCTGGGGCTGGACTTCGTCGAGCTCGGGCTCATCTACGGGATCGAGATCGAGGGTGGGCACGTCCAGGTGACGTACTCCCTCACGACGCCCGGCTGCCCGATCGGCCCGCAGGTCGAGTCGCAGATCGAGGAGTTCGTCAGCGAGCTCGAGGGCGTCGAGTCGGTCGGCTCCGAGGTGACGTTCATCCCGCCGTGGACGCCCGAGAAGATGTCCGAGGACGCCAAGTTCGCCCTCGGCTTCTGA
- a CDS encoding wax ester/triacylglycerol synthase family O-acyltransferase: protein MPARHHDRLSAIDAGFLHQEGPGAHMHIGGLIVFEGPPPAFDEVLDTIRGRLHLLPRYRQRLEPAPLGSGNPTWIDDPAFNLLYHVRRIALPAPGSRAQLREATAQIFSERLDRTKPLWELWVIEGIADDRWAMISKTHHALIDGLSGIDIGTALLDVGPEPMDVPHPDEPWRARPVPTPVDLLAEGAKGLVRAGLLGAARAVEAVGRPRDAAGRVREVGEGLGEMAWALLNPAPSTPLNVPIGPHRRYLAVESDLATLKRIKDAFGGTVNDVVLAVVTSALRGWLRSRGVRTDGLELRAMVPVSIRSADERGQMGNRLTTMRGPLPVYIEDPVQRLTFVREAMRGLKESKQALGAEVIASAQEFAPPTLLAQASRLTFSTRLFNLLVTNVPGPQFPLYFRGRRMERAFPIAFLPKDHALAIAILSYDGGVTFGLIGDHDALPDLDVVADGLAAAIDELDALARRHAEEQASPAAAPASA from the coding sequence ATGCCTGCCCGTCACCACGACCGCCTCAGCGCCATCGACGCCGGCTTCCTCCACCAGGAGGGCCCCGGCGCCCACATGCACATCGGGGGCCTGATCGTCTTCGAGGGGCCACCCCCGGCCTTCGACGAGGTGCTGGACACGATCCGCGGGCGGCTGCACCTGCTGCCCCGCTACCGCCAGCGCCTCGAGCCTGCGCCGCTGGGGTCGGGCAACCCCACCTGGATCGACGACCCGGCGTTCAACCTGCTGTACCACGTGCGGCGGATCGCGCTGCCCGCCCCCGGGTCGCGCGCGCAGCTGCGCGAGGCCACGGCGCAGATCTTCTCCGAGCGCCTGGACCGCACGAAGCCGCTGTGGGAGCTGTGGGTCATCGAGGGCATCGCCGACGACCGCTGGGCGATGATCTCGAAGACGCACCACGCGCTCATCGACGGCCTGAGCGGCATCGACATCGGCACCGCGCTGCTCGACGTCGGCCCCGAGCCGATGGACGTCCCGCACCCCGACGAGCCCTGGCGCGCGCGCCCGGTCCCCACGCCGGTGGACCTGCTCGCCGAGGGCGCGAAGGGCCTGGTCCGCGCCGGCCTGCTCGGCGCCGCGCGGGCCGTCGAGGCCGTGGGGCGGCCGCGCGACGCCGCGGGCCGCGTCCGCGAGGTCGGCGAGGGGCTGGGCGAGATGGCGTGGGCGCTGCTGAACCCCGCGCCCAGCACCCCGCTGAACGTGCCGATCGGCCCGCACCGCCGGTATCTGGCGGTCGAGTCGGACCTGGCGACGCTCAAGCGGATCAAGGACGCGTTCGGCGGCACCGTGAACGACGTGGTCCTGGCCGTCGTGACGAGCGCGCTGCGCGGGTGGCTGCGCTCGCGGGGCGTCCGCACGGACGGGCTGGAGCTGCGGGCGATGGTCCCCGTCTCGATCCGCTCGGCCGACGAGCGCGGCCAGATGGGCAACCGCCTGACGACGATGCGCGGGCCGCTCCCGGTCTACATCGAGGACCCGGTGCAGCGCCTGACGTTCGTGCGCGAGGCGATGCGCGGGCTCAAGGAGAGCAAGCAGGCGCTCGGCGCCGAGGTCATCGCGAGCGCCCAGGAGTTCGCGCCGCCGACGCTGCTGGCGCAGGCGTCGCGGCTCACGTTCTCCACCCGGCTGTTCAACCTGCTCGTGACGAACGTGCCGGGACCGCAGTTCCCGCTGTACTTCCGGGGCCGCCGGATGGAGCGGGCGTTCCCGATCGCGTTCCTGCCCAAGGACCACGCGCTCGCGATCGCGATCCTCTCGTACGACGGCGGGGTGACGTTCGGGCTGATCGGCGACCACGACGCCCTGCCGGACCTGGACGTCGTGGCGGACGGCCTCGCCGCCGCGATCGACGAGCTCGACGCCCTGGCGCGCCGGCACGCCGAGGAGCAGGCCTCCCCGGCCGCCGCGCCCGCCTCGGCCTGA
- a CDS encoding SCO family protein, which produces MSARARLSLLITAVVVLGVAVVLTLARPSSDDAAVASGVQAASTPYEGASRGGVPSPELRLKDQDGRETTLEQFRGRPVIVTFMYATCDDTCPAAARQIAGALDDLGEDVPTIVISVDPQNDTPDLAQRFLNKMRLGGRARYLLGTRPQLAPIWRDYFIQPQGAEFDHSAYVLVLDGQGRQQVAWPVDKLTAQGLAHDVRAVQARTGGATATKG; this is translated from the coding sequence GTGTCCGCCCGCGCGCGCCTCTCCCTGCTGATCACGGCCGTCGTCGTCCTCGGCGTGGCCGTCGTGCTGACGTTGGCGCGCCCCTCGTCCGACGACGCCGCCGTCGCCAGCGGCGTGCAGGCGGCGTCGACCCCGTACGAGGGCGCCAGCCGCGGCGGCGTCCCCTCTCCCGAGCTGCGCCTGAAGGACCAGGACGGCCGCGAGACGACGCTCGAGCAGTTCCGCGGACGCCCGGTCATCGTCACGTTCATGTACGCCACCTGCGACGACACGTGTCCCGCAGCGGCGCGGCAGATCGCGGGCGCGCTCGACGACCTGGGCGAGGACGTGCCGACGATCGTCATCAGCGTCGATCCGCAGAACGACACCCCCGACCTGGCGCAGCGGTTCCTGAACAAGATGCGGCTGGGCGGGCGGGCCCGCTACCTGCTCGGCACGCGGCCGCAGCTGGCGCCGATCTGGCGCGACTACTTCATCCAGCCGCAGGGGGCGGAGTTCGACCACTCGGCGTACGTGCTGGTGCTCGACGGCCAGGGGCGCCAGCAGGTCGCGTGGCCCGTCGACAAGCTGACGGCGCAGGGCCTGGCGCACGACGTCCGCGCCGTGCAGGCGCGCACGGGCGGCGCCACCGCGACGAAGGGCTGA
- the moeB gene encoding molybdopterin-synthase adenylyltransferase MoeB — MTPSGAEFVRQIKGQVDEVDPAQVHEVLWDEDTVVVDVRESDEVAAGKLPGAIHVPRGFLESRIDGAVGDRAKRVVLYCASGNRSALAARTLKEDLGYARVESMTGGYTLWKDRGYEVDVPRTLTAEQRERYSRHLLINEIGIEGQLKLMDAKVLLIGAGALGSPNALYLAAAGVGTIGIVDDDVVDLSNLQRQVVHGTSTVGVAKVESAAQRITDLNPEVTVVQHRQRLDAETVLELFQGYDVIVDGTDNFPTRYLINDAAVRLDKPVVSAAILGFEAQLSVFDTANDGPCYRCLFPVPPPAELAPSCGANGVLGVLPGTAGLLQATEVIKLIVGVGDSLRGRLVMYDALAAEMREVKVRKDPECPVCSRDRASISAEEMGQFPDYEAFCAAAG; from the coding sequence ATGACCCCCTCGGGTGCGGAGTTCGTCCGCCAGATCAAGGGCCAGGTCGACGAGGTCGATCCGGCGCAGGTGCACGAGGTCCTCTGGGACGAGGACACGGTCGTCGTGGACGTCCGCGAGAGCGACGAGGTCGCCGCGGGCAAGCTCCCGGGCGCCATCCACGTGCCGCGCGGCTTCCTCGAGTCGCGCATCGACGGCGCCGTCGGCGACCGCGCCAAGCGCGTCGTCCTGTACTGCGCCTCCGGCAACCGCTCCGCGCTGGCGGCGCGCACGCTCAAGGAGGACCTGGGCTACGCGCGCGTCGAGTCGATGACCGGCGGCTACACGCTGTGGAAGGACCGCGGCTACGAGGTCGACGTGCCGCGCACGCTCACGGCCGAGCAGCGCGAGCGCTACAGCCGCCACCTCCTGATCAACGAGATCGGGATCGAGGGGCAGCTCAAGCTCATGGACGCGAAGGTCCTGCTGATCGGCGCCGGCGCCCTCGGCTCGCCGAACGCGCTGTACCTGGCCGCGGCCGGCGTCGGCACGATCGGCATCGTCGACGACGACGTCGTCGACCTCTCCAACCTGCAGCGCCAGGTCGTGCACGGCACGTCGACCGTCGGCGTCGCGAAGGTCGAGTCCGCCGCCCAGCGCATCACCGACCTCAACCCCGAGGTGACGGTCGTCCAGCACCGCCAGCGTCTCGACGCCGAGACGGTGCTCGAGCTGTTCCAGGGCTACGACGTCATCGTCGACGGGACGGACAACTTCCCGACGCGGTACCTCATCAACGACGCCGCGGTCCGCCTGGACAAGCCGGTCGTGTCGGCCGCGATCCTCGGCTTCGAGGCGCAGCTCTCCGTCTTCGACACCGCGAACGACGGGCCCTGCTACCGCTGCCTCTTCCCGGTCCCGCCGCCCGCCGAGCTGGCCCCGTCCTGCGGCGCCAACGGCGTCCTGGGCGTCCTGCCCGGCACCGCCGGCCTGCTGCAGGCCACCGAGGTCATCAAGCTGATCGTCGGCGTCGGCGACTCGCTTCGCGGCCGCCTGGTGATGTACGACGCGCTCGCGGCGGAGATGCGCGAGGTCAAGGTGCGCAAGGACCCCGAGTGCCCCGTGTGCTCGCGCGATCGCGCGTCCATCTCCGCGGAGGAGATGGGCCAGTTCCCCGACTACGAGGCGTTCTGCGCCGCCGCCGGCTAG
- a CDS encoding 4-hydroxy-3-methylbut-2-enyl diphosphate reductase, with product MGGVSALPAPDTVLLARPRGFCAGVDRAVQTVERALDLYGAPVYVRKEIVHNKAVVESLRARGAIFVDELTDEVPQGAVTVFSAHGVSPAVHADAAERGLQTIDATCPLVTKVHREAVKFAEDGYHMILIGHAGHEEVEGTMGEAPDHITLVETIEDVDRLAIDPATEKLAYISQTTLSVGETRDIIARLRERFPHITGPRKDDICYATTNRQTAVKALAEQCDLVLVIGSKNSSNSARLVDVTRELGTDAYLIDHVGEVDDAWLEGRRTVGISSGASAPEDLVAALVQHFRDRGTQDVRELEVVREDVRFMLPKAIRVAESAREAVQA from the coding sequence ATGGGTGGCGTGAGTGCGCTCCCCGCCCCGGACACCGTGCTGCTCGCCCGCCCGCGCGGGTTCTGCGCCGGCGTCGACCGCGCCGTCCAGACCGTCGAGCGCGCGCTCGACCTGTACGGCGCCCCGGTCTACGTCCGCAAGGAGATCGTCCACAACAAGGCGGTCGTCGAGTCCCTCCGGGCCCGCGGCGCGATCTTCGTGGACGAGCTGACGGACGAGGTGCCCCAGGGGGCCGTCACCGTCTTCAGCGCCCACGGCGTCAGTCCCGCGGTCCACGCGGACGCCGCCGAGCGCGGTCTGCAGACGATCGACGCGACGTGCCCGCTCGTGACGAAGGTGCATCGCGAGGCCGTCAAGTTCGCCGAGGACGGCTACCACATGATCCTCATCGGCCACGCCGGCCACGAGGAGGTCGAGGGCACGATGGGCGAGGCCCCGGACCACATCACCCTCGTCGAGACGATCGAGGACGTTGACCGCCTCGCGATCGACCCCGCGACGGAGAAGCTCGCCTACATCTCGCAGACGACGCTGTCGGTCGGCGAGACGCGCGACATCATCGCCCGCCTGCGTGAGCGCTTCCCCCACATCACGGGGCCGCGCAAGGACGACATCTGCTACGCCACGACGAACCGCCAGACGGCGGTGAAGGCGCTCGCCGAGCAGTGCGACCTGGTGCTCGTCATCGGCTCGAAGAACTCGTCCAACTCGGCGCGCCTCGTCGACGTGACGCGCGAGCTCGGCACGGACGCCTACCTGATCGACCACGTCGGCGAGGTCGACGACGCGTGGCTCGAGGGCCGGCGCACCGTCGGGATCTCGTCCGGCGCCAGCGCGCCCGAGGATCTCGTCGCGGCGCTCGTCCAGCACTTCCGCGACCGCGGCACGCAGGACGTCCGCGAGCTCGAGGTCGTCCGCGAGGACGTCCGCTTCATGCTGCCGAAGGCGATCCGCGTCGCCGAGAGCGCCCGCGAGGCCGTCCAGGCCTGA
- a CDS encoding M28 family peptidase yields the protein MAARSTPPRRGGAPTAGPRRGAVLLAAGLVALVVVGGLVALLVGRGDDDPAGARAAAATGTTGTAPARTAAATPPAAARRLDAALAAARRPDPAVPTARTHAFDAGRALRLARLQVGQGPRPAGSAALARLRPRLLERLPRGRAEAVAGHPGLVNLVGRIPGRRPAVVLAAHYDTQLDPPSFVGANDSAAGTAVVLEAARALARAPRPRGAREVRFVLFDGEELPPGGSDATFEQDGLRGSTAYAAANPGEVGALVLADYVANRGVRLPRELGSDPALWRRVQAAARTAGVGEVFAGAGRFAIVDDHLPFLRAGVPAVDLIDWEYPQKNTAADTLDRLSEGAMDAVGETVVAWLHAERRR from the coding sequence ATGGCCGCTCGCTCGACCCCTCCGCGCCGGGGCGGCGCGCCGACCGCCGGACCGCGGCGCGGCGCCGTCCTGCTCGCCGCGGGCCTCGTCGCGCTCGTCGTCGTCGGCGGGCTCGTCGCGCTGCTCGTCGGTCGCGGGGACGACGATCCCGCGGGCGCCCGCGCGGCCGCGGCGACCGGGACGACGGGGACCGCCCCCGCGCGGACCGCCGCGGCGACGCCCCCGGCCGCGGCGCGCCGGCTGGACGCCGCCCTCGCGGCGGCGCGGCGGCCCGACCCGGCCGTGCCGACGGCCCGGACGCACGCCTTCGACGCCGGCCGGGCCCTGCGGCTGGCGCGCCTGCAGGTGGGGCAGGGGCCGCGCCCCGCGGGGTCGGCGGCGCTCGCGCGGCTGCGGCCCCGCCTCCTGGAGCGGCTCCCGCGCGGCCGGGCGGAGGCCGTCGCGGGGCACCCGGGGCTCGTCAACCTCGTCGGCCGGATCCCGGGCCGGCGTCCGGCGGTCGTCCTCGCCGCCCACTACGACACGCAGCTCGATCCGCCGAGCTTCGTCGGCGCCAACGACTCCGCCGCCGGCACGGCCGTCGTCCTCGAGGCGGCTCGCGCGCTGGCCCGCGCGCCGCGGCCCCGAGGGGCGCGCGAGGTGCGCTTCGTCCTCTTCGACGGCGAGGAGCTGCCGCCCGGCGGCAGCGACGCGACGTTCGAGCAGGACGGGCTCCGCGGCTCGACCGCCTACGCCGCGGCGAACCCGGGCGAGGTCGGCGCGCTCGTGCTCGCGGACTACGTGGCCAACCGGGGCGTCCGGCTGCCGCGCGAGCTCGGATCGGACCCCGCGCTCTGGCGCCGCGTGCAGGCCGCCGCCCGCACGGCCGGCGTGGGCGAGGTCTTCGCCGGCGCGGGCCGGTTCGCGATCGTCGACGACCACCTGCCGTTCCTGCGCGCGGGGGTCCCCGCCGTCGACCTTATCGACTGGGAGTACCCGCAGAAGAACACCGCGGCCGACACGCTCGACCGGCTGTCCGAGGGCGCGATGGACGCGGTGGGGGAGACCGTGGTCGCGTGGCTGCACGCCGAGCGGCGCCGCTGA
- a CDS encoding redoxin domain-containing protein codes for MRVPAETIPAPPFPRPALWANVAMLRMDQQKGRPVLIEFWDLCRPASVRSVEYLKAWHERYEPHGLRVVGVHWPGSDLGRGYETVGAAVKRLGITFPVLLDDDGTYRDEFETPGWPARYLFDGSSWLVDYEHGEVGYRDTETAIQELLGIDEPPLAPLRPVDDDDAELVVPTADQPGAYSGPYTAGEVWAVVEPPADGPGAVQVDGETMTFEGPGAYRIVAHEVSTAGELSLVPADGTVVHEVSFAPGLKAAPRA; via the coding sequence ATGCGCGTCCCTGCGGAGACCATCCCCGCCCCGCCGTTCCCGCGGCCGGCGCTGTGGGCGAACGTCGCGATGCTGCGGATGGACCAGCAGAAGGGCCGCCCCGTCCTGATCGAGTTCTGGGACCTCTGCCGGCCGGCCTCGGTGCGCAGCGTCGAGTACCTGAAGGCGTGGCACGAGCGGTACGAGCCGCACGGCCTGCGCGTCGTCGGGGTGCACTGGCCCGGCAGCGACCTGGGGCGCGGCTACGAGACGGTCGGCGCGGCGGTCAAGCGGCTGGGCATCACCTTCCCCGTGCTGCTCGACGACGACGGGACGTACCGCGACGAGTTCGAGACGCCCGGCTGGCCGGCGCGCTACCTGTTCGACGGCTCCTCGTGGCTCGTGGACTACGAGCACGGCGAGGTCGGCTACCGCGACACCGAGACCGCCATCCAGGAGCTGCTCGGGATCGACGAGCCGCCGCTCGCGCCGCTGCGGCCGGTCGACGACGACGACGCCGAGCTCGTCGTGCCGACGGCCGACCAGCCCGGCGCGTACTCGGGCCCGTACACCGCGGGCGAGGTGTGGGCGGTCGTCGAGCCGCCCGCCGACGGGCCGGGCGCGGTGCAGGTCGACGGCGAGACCATGACGTTCGAGGGTCCGGGCGCCTACCGGATCGTCGCCCACGAGGTCTCGACCGCGGGCGAGCTGTCGCTCGTGCCCGCCGACGGCACCGTCGTCCACGAGGTCAGCTTCGCGCCCGGCCTGAAGGCCGCGCCGCGGGCCTGA
- a CDS encoding fenitrothion hydrolase, producing MPDPRSRRSRRWPAVAAGVASAALLAPSSAAAHGLGGTRNLPIPEWLFAWAAAIVLVVSFVGLMVLWPRPRLAALAEGRSVAVPAAARTGGRIVLGLLGVALWGLTVWAGLTGTSNVQANLAPTMVYVAFWVGVPVLSVFVGDLWRALSPWRAIADAAGWLGRRIAGRDGLPAPTPWPARLGLWPAAAVLLAFAWLELAAPNKDAPDLLGALALVYGAAMLVGCGVWGTAFLDHADGFGQYFRLAGSLAPLRWADGRVHLRWPGTGLVQVPPQTGLSAVVLALVGSTTFDGISGGELWTSDGALGPRLEDLFGSLGLSANGAATAALTLGLAVTVLLVSGFVRLGIAGMHSVDPTRHTARELMGRFAPTLVPIALGYAVAHYCSLLLQRGQTLGFLLSDPRGDGANWFGTAGWGVDYSVLGGNGTWYVQVAALVLGHVAGLVAAHDLALRTFRGPRTAARSQYWMLAVMVAFTSLGLWLLS from the coding sequence ATGCCTGACCCCCGATCGCGCCGGTCACGGCGGTGGCCCGCGGTCGCCGCGGGCGTCGCGTCCGCCGCGCTGCTCGCGCCGTCCTCCGCCGCCGCCCACGGCCTGGGCGGGACGCGCAACCTGCCCATCCCGGAGTGGCTGTTCGCGTGGGCGGCGGCCATCGTGCTCGTCGTCTCGTTCGTGGGCCTGATGGTGCTCTGGCCCCGCCCGCGGCTGGCGGCGCTCGCCGAGGGCCGGTCCGTCGCCGTGCCCGCCGCCGCCCGCACGGGCGGCCGGATCGTCCTGGGGCTGCTGGGCGTCGCGCTCTGGGGCCTGACGGTCTGGGCCGGCCTGACGGGCACGAGCAACGTCCAGGCGAACCTGGCGCCGACGATGGTCTACGTCGCCTTCTGGGTCGGCGTGCCGGTGCTCTCGGTGTTCGTGGGCGACCTGTGGCGTGCCCTCAGCCCGTGGCGCGCGATCGCCGACGCCGCCGGCTGGCTGGGCCGCCGCATCGCGGGCCGCGACGGGCTGCCGGCGCCGACGCCGTGGCCGGCCCGCCTGGGCCTGTGGCCCGCCGCGGCGGTGCTCCTGGCGTTCGCGTGGCTCGAGCTCGCCGCCCCGAACAAGGACGCCCCCGACCTGCTCGGCGCCCTCGCGCTCGTCTACGGCGCGGCGATGCTCGTCGGCTGCGGCGTCTGGGGCACGGCGTTCCTGGACCACGCCGACGGGTTCGGCCAGTACTTCCGCCTGGCGGGCAGCCTGGCCCCGCTGCGCTGGGCCGACGGCCGCGTGCACCTGCGCTGGCCGGGCACCGGCCTCGTCCAGGTGCCGCCGCAGACCGGGCTGAGCGCGGTCGTCCTCGCCCTCGTCGGCTCGACGACGTTCGACGGCATCTCCGGCGGCGAGCTGTGGACGTCGGACGGCGCCCTCGGCCCCCGGCTCGAGGACCTGTTCGGCAGCCTCGGGCTGAGCGCCAACGGCGCGGCCACGGCGGCCCTCACGCTGGGGCTGGCGGTCACGGTCCTGCTGGTGTCGGGCTTCGTGCGGCTCGGCATCGCCGGCATGCACAGCGTGGATCCGACCCGCCACACCGCCCGCGAGCTCATGGGCCGCTTCGCGCCGACGCTGGTGCCGATCGCCCTGGGCTACGCCGTCGCGCACTACTGCTCGCTGCTCCTGCAGCGCGGGCAGACGCTCGGCTTCCTGCTCTCCGACCCGCGGGGCGACGGCGCGAACTGGTTCGGCACCGCCGGCTGGGGCGTGGACTACTCCGTCCTCGGCGGCAACGGCACCTGGTACGTCCAGGTCGCCGCGCTCGTCCTCGGCCACGTCGCCGGCCTCGTCGCCGCGCACGACCTGGCCCTGCGCACGTTCCGCGGGCCGCGGACCGCGGCGCGCTCCCAGTACTGGATGCTCGCCGTGATGGTGGCGTTCACGTCGCTCGGGCTATGGTTGCTCTCGTGA
- a CDS encoding S8 family serine peptidase, translated as MPPSPPRPSARPAVLGAALALTLAAAPAAGAATTGDAGRAQETGRLLVTVRGKDGLSTKAVDGALRDVAAQAGTRAVETAPGAATATVAAGDAAARRRVTRELERDPRVVEVVPEHRATPRGVPNDTALHEQDPLAPPGVSKGWWALQMRLPQAWDLVSGRGAKVAVIDTGFDLSHPQLAGIVDSATVVATQGVPGTARTDEYGHGTHVASLACSAFDDAAGTVGAGGRCRLITIKSDLYDTSVAKAIAKATDLGADAIVMSFGVDGVAEAPRIIRDAIADAQERGVVLVAAAADSPTAEQGYPANVLQPAGTGRSRVKGLGLSVTAAAADGTRAAFAGQGSQISVAGYGTYANAGGPPGIVGAFPGNTAAFELSSGGSAPATRTTVGGDRRYAYEAGTSMATPMVAGVAALVRRANPDLDAARVARVIKESARRPGPGWNDQTGWGTVDGLEAVEDARRIDLRPPTARFSSRSGRVTTARVALRWTAKDPAPKPLIASGVDRVEVWRSVDGGRFRRVGAGARGRLTVSVPRGTVRFALRGVDEAGNRAKIPTRGTLTLRR; from the coding sequence ATGCCTCCGTCCCCGCCCCGCCCGTCTGCCCGCCCCGCCGTCCTCGGCGCGGCGCTGGCGCTGACGCTCGCCGCCGCCCCCGCCGCCGGAGCGGCGACGACGGGCGACGCCGGGCGGGCGCAGGAGACCGGCCGGCTGCTCGTCACCGTCCGCGGGAAGGACGGGCTCTCCACGAAGGCCGTGGACGGCGCCCTGCGCGACGTCGCGGCGCAGGCCGGCACCCGGGCCGTCGAGACCGCCCCCGGCGCCGCGACGGCGACCGTCGCCGCCGGCGACGCCGCGGCGCGGCGGCGCGTCACCCGCGAGCTCGAGCGCGACCCCCGCGTGGTCGAGGTCGTCCCCGAGCACCGCGCGACCCCGCGCGGCGTGCCGAACGACACGGCCCTCCACGAGCAGGATCCCCTCGCCCCGCCGGGCGTGTCCAAGGGCTGGTGGGCGCTGCAGATGCGGCTGCCGCAGGCCTGGGACCTGGTCAGCGGCCGCGGCGCGAAGGTCGCCGTGATCGACACGGGCTTCGACCTGTCGCACCCCCAGCTGGCCGGGATCGTCGACTCCGCCACCGTGGTCGCGACGCAGGGTGTGCCCGGCACGGCGCGCACGGACGAGTACGGCCACGGCACCCACGTGGCGTCCCTGGCGTGCTCGGCGTTCGACGACGCGGCGGGGACGGTCGGCGCCGGCGGGCGCTGCCGGCTGATCACCATCAAGAGCGACCTGTACGACACGAGCGTGGCGAAGGCGATCGCGAAGGCGACCGATCTCGGCGCCGACGCCATCGTGATGAGCTTCGGGGTCGACGGCGTCGCCGAGGCGCCCCGCATCATCCGGGACGCGATCGCCGACGCGCAGGAGCGCGGCGTCGTCCTCGTCGCCGCCGCGGCCGACAGCCCGACGGCCGAGCAGGGCTACCCCGCGAACGTCCTGCAGCCCGCCGGCACCGGCCGCAGCCGCGTCAAGGGCCTGGGCCTGTCGGTCACGGCGGCCGCCGCCGACGGCACGCGCGCCGCCTTCGCCGGCCAGGGCAGCCAGATCAGCGTCGCGGGGTACGGCACGTACGCGAACGCGGGCGGTCCGCCGGGCATCGTCGGGGCGTTCCCCGGCAACACGGCCGCGTTCGAGCTGTCCTCGGGCGGCAGCGCGCCCGCCACGCGCACCACCGTCGGCGGCGACCGGCGCTACGCGTACGAGGCCGGCACGTCGATGGCCACGCCGATGGTGGCCGGCGTCGCCGCCCTCGTCCGCCGGGCCAACCCGGACCTGGACGCCGCGCGCGTCGCGCGCGTCATCAAGGAGTCCGCCCGCCGGCCCGGCCCGGGGTGGAACGACCAGACGGGCTGGGGCACGGTCGACGGCCTCGAGGCCGTCGAGGACGCCCGCCGCATCGACCTGCGTCCCCCGACCGCGCGCTTCAGCTCGCGCTCGGGCCGCGTCACGACGGCGCGCGTCGCGCTGCGCTGGACCGCGAAGGACCCCGCGCCGAAGCCGCTGATCGCGTCGGGCGTCGACCGCGTCGAGGTGTGGCGCAGCGTCGACGGCGGCCGCTTCCGCCGCGTCGGCGCCGGGGCCCGTGGCCGGCTGACGGTCTCGGTGCCGCGCGGGACGGTGCGCTTCGCGCTGCGCGGCGTCGACGAGGCCGGCAACCGCGCGAAGATCCCCACCCGCGGCACCCTCACGCTGCGCCGCTAG